A genomic stretch from Rhodobacterales bacterium HKCCA1288 includes:
- a CDS encoding YdiU family protein, producing MTGQDKPPPSIGFDNSYARLPDRFFARVAPTLAQDPKLLALNHPLADRLGLADTLRAMSDDELAQIFAGNKMLAGADPIAQAYAGHQFGGWVPQLGDGRAILLGEVVTDQGRFDIQLKGAGRTPFSRMGDGRAWLGPVLREYVLSEAMAAFGIPTTRALAAVTTGEDILREDIRPGAVLARVAQSHIRVGTFQYFAARDDREALRALADHAIARHYPQAQSLDDLLIGMRDAQARLVAQWMGVGFIHGVMNTDNMTISGETIDYGPAAFMDRYDPEQVFSSIDQFGRYAYANQPNIAVWNIAQFATSLLPICDGPREDAIDRFTQIVQGFADRFDAEWHAVLGRKLGLGPDHPQAGTMGLQFLEHLARLGGDFTHAFRALTDGGLSGLEAELGATGDQALRDWGMMWEAETTPETRAEMGQANPVRIPRNHQVEAMIAAAMSGDLSKFQALSHALAAPYTPDPSLSAYEAAPTAAERVTQTFCGT from the coding sequence ATGACAGGCCAAGACAAACCCCCTCCTAGCATCGGCTTTGACAACAGCTATGCCCGCCTGCCCGATCGCTTTTTTGCGCGGGTTGCCCCGACCCTTGCGCAAGATCCAAAGCTTTTGGCGCTTAATCACCCGCTTGCAGACCGCTTGGGGCTTGCTGATACGCTTCGCGCTATGAGCGATGACGAACTGGCCCAGATTTTCGCAGGCAACAAGATGCTTGCAGGGGCAGACCCGATTGCACAGGCCTATGCGGGGCATCAATTCGGCGGATGGGTGCCGCAATTAGGGGATGGGCGTGCAATCCTCTTGGGCGAGGTGGTAACGGATCAGGGGCGCTTTGACATCCAACTTAAAGGCGCAGGGCGCACACCCTTCTCGCGCATGGGCGATGGGCGCGCATGGCTTGGGCCCGTCTTGCGCGAATATGTCTTGAGCGAGGCGATGGCGGCCTTTGGGATACCCACCACCCGCGCTTTGGCCGCTGTCACCACGGGCGAGGATATCCTGCGCGAAGATATCCGCCCCGGCGCGGTTCTCGCCCGCGTAGCTCAAAGCCATATCCGCGTGGGCACATTCCAATATTTTGCAGCGCGGGATGATCGCGAGGCCCTGCGCGCTTTGGCGGATCACGCAATCGCGCGCCACTATCCGCAGGCCCAAAGCCTTGATGATCTTTTGATCGGGATGCGCGATGCGCAAGCGCGCCTTGTTGCGCAATGGATGGGTGTGGGGTTCATCCATGGCGTGATGAACACCGACAATATGACAATATCGGGCGAAACCATTGACTATGGCCCTGCCGCCTTCATGGATCGTTATGATCCTGAGCAGGTGTTTTCATCCATCGACCAGTTTGGGCGCTATGCTTATGCCAATCAGCCCAATATCGCGGTCTGGAACATCGCCCAATTCGCCACCTCGCTTTTGCCCATCTGCGATGGCCCGCGTGAGGATGCTATAGACCGTTTCACCCAGATCGTGCAGGGATTTGCGGATCGCTTTGACGCGGAATGGCATGCGGTTTTGGGGCGCAAACTGGGGCTTGGCCCTGATCATCCGCAGGCAGGCACAATGGGGCTTCAGTTTCTCGAGCATCTCGCACGGCTGGGCGGGGATTTCACCCACGCCTTTCGGGCATTGACCGATGGGGGCCTATCTGGCCTTGAGGCTGAATTGGGCGCGACAGGGGATCAAGCCCTGCGCGACTGGGGCATGATGTGGGAGGCCGAAACCACCCCAGAGACGCGCGCAGAAATGGGTCAGGCCAACCCTGTGCGCATCCCGCGCAATCATCAGGTTGAGGCAATGATCGCGGCCGCGATGTCGGGTGATCTGTCAAAATTTCAGGCCCTAAGCCATGCCTTGGCTGCGCCCTACACGCCCGATCCCAGCCTTTCCGCCTATGAGGCCGCGCCCACTGCGGCAGAACGGGTGACACAGACCTTCTGCGGCACCTAG
- a CDS encoding RsmB/NOP family class I SAM-dependent RNA methyltransferase, whose protein sequence is MTPAARYQAAIEVLDAILAGQTPEPALRAWGRSARFAGSKDRVAISDHVYDVLRNRGRAAALAGCTVPQATGRALILGLLRLQNVAVEDVFGQMPYGPSALSADEAKEHPTPDILSDTPDWLLALLKAEFGPDLEGLLAAMSTRAPVYLRVNTRKTTPEHVIADLAQAGVHAIADPRLATALEVQTGARKITATAAYQAGLVEVQDLSVQMAMAEIPVPQTGRILDYCAGAGGKSLAIAARSDADLTLHDKFPKRMGDVALRAERAGMVYQTREDAQLDHEVQFDVVLLDVPCSGSGTWRRDPMVRWRMTPETLAALQSEQAQILDRAVTLTAPRGLIIYMTCSLLRAENEDAVHAFLARHPQFDLLQSRRFDPRNASDGFFFAVLQAK, encoded by the coding sequence GTGACGCCTGCTGCGCGATATCAGGCCGCGATTGAGGTCTTAGACGCCATTCTTGCGGGCCAAACCCCTGAACCCGCCTTGCGGGCATGGGGCAGGTCTGCGCGCTTTGCAGGGTCAAAAGACCGCGTGGCCATTAGCGATCATGTCTATGATGTGCTGCGCAATCGGGGCCGCGCGGCGGCCCTTGCGGGATGCACCGTCCCGCAGGCTACGGGGCGCGCGCTGATTTTGGGGCTTTTGCGCCTGCAAAATGTGGCGGTTGAGGATGTCTTTGGGCAGATGCCATACGGCCCTAGCGCGCTTTCGGCGGATGAGGCGAAGGAACACCCAACCCCCGATATTTTGAGCGATACGCCCGATTGGCTGTTGGCGCTGCTCAAGGCCGAATTTGGGCCAGACTTGGAAGGCTTGCTTGCCGCCATGTCCACGCGGGCGCCTGTCTATCTGCGGGTAAATACGCGCAAGACCACGCCTGAGCATGTGATTGCCGACTTGGCCCAAGCGGGCGTGCACGCGATAGCCGACCCACGCCTTGCCACCGCGCTTGAGGTGCAGACGGGCGCGCGCAAAATTACCGCCACAGCCGCCTATCAGGCAGGTTTGGTCGAGGTGCAAGACCTGTCTGTGCAGATGGCAATGGCCGAGATTCCAGTGCCCCAAACAGGGCGCATTTTGGATTATTGCGCAGGCGCAGGGGGGAAATCTTTGGCCATTGCCGCGCGCAGTGATGCAGATCTGACATTACATGATAAATTCCCCAAACGCATGGGCGATGTCGCCTTGCGCGCCGAACGGGCGGGGATGGTCTATCAAACCCGCGAAGATGCGCAATTGGATCACGAAGTCCAATTTGATGTGGTTCTTTTGGATGTGCCCTGTTCTGGCAGTGGAACATGGCGGCGTGATCCGATGGTGCGGTGGCGGATGACACCCGAAACTCTGGCCGCCTTGCAGAGTGAGCAAGCGCAGATCTTGGATCGGGCGGTGACCCTTACCGCGCCGCGCGGCCTTATCATTTACATGACCTGTTCGCTGCTGCGTGCGGAAAATGAGGATGCGGTGCATGCGTTTTTGGCGCGCCACCCGCAGTTTGACCTGCTTCAGTCACGCCGATTTGATCCGCGCAATGCCTCGGACGGGTTCTTTTTTGCCGTGTTACAGGCAAAATAA
- a CDS encoding DMT family transporter, with translation MENIRGIALMTAAMFGFAIEDALVKTLSVTMPVGQILILLGLGGALIFGGIAWAQGTKLITRDLLDPLMLTRNLGEMFGTMAFVSALALSPMSLVAAIVQAMPLMVTMGAALFLGAPVGWRRWSAIIIGFIGVLIIIRPGTAEFDIGAVLALFGVTGLTARDLATRVMPAKYSSMQLSCYGFFAVVPAGLLLWAFSEGAFAPQSPEVIRLAAALLAGVMGYYALTLSMRMGDISVITPFRYSRLLFALILGAIVFGERPDAYMLTGSAIVIAAGLYTLIREARLARAAQQAQSTLSSDPTSR, from the coding sequence ATGGAAAATATACGCGGCATCGCCTTGATGACGGCAGCGATGTTTGGCTTTGCGATTGAGGATGCGCTGGTCAAAACCCTCAGCGTGACCATGCCTGTCGGACAAATTTTGATCCTTTTGGGCTTAGGGGGCGCGCTGATCTTTGGCGGGATCGCGTGGGCGCAAGGCACCAAATTGATCACCCGTGACTTGCTTGACCCGCTGATGCTGACCCGCAATTTGGGCGAGATGTTTGGCACGATGGCCTTCGTCTCTGCCCTCGCACTTTCGCCCATGTCTCTTGTCGCGGCCATTGTGCAGGCTATGCCCTTGATGGTGACGATGGGCGCGGCCCTGTTTTTAGGCGCGCCTGTTGGGTGGCGGCGGTGGAGTGCGATCATCATCGGCTTTATCGGGGTTCTCATCATCATCCGCCCTGGCACAGCCGAATTTGATATCGGCGCGGTTTTGGCGCTTTTTGGGGTCACGGGCCTGACGGCACGCGATTTGGCAACCCGTGTGATGCCCGCAAAATACAGCTCGATGCAGCTGTCTTGTTACGGTTTTTTTGCGGTCGTGCCCGCAGGCCTGTTACTCTGGGCCTTTTCAGAGGGGGCCTTTGCCCCGCAAAGCCCCGAGGTGATCCGCCTTGCTGCCGCCCTGCTTGCAGGGGTGATGGGCTATTACGCGCTGACCCTCTCCATGCGTATGGGGGATATCTCGGTCATTACACCGTTTCGCTACTCGCGACTCTTATTCGCCCTGATCTTGGGCGCGATTGTTTTTGGCGAGCGGCCCGATGCCTATATGCTGACAGGGTCGGCCATCGTGATCGCGGCGGGGCTTTACACGTTGATCCGCGAAGCGCGGCTTGCGCGTGCCGCACAACAGGCGCAATCGACCCTTTCTTCTGATCCCACATCGCGCTAA
- the guaB gene encoding IMP dehydrogenase, whose protein sequence is MEIREALTFDDVLLLPAASSVLPSTADTRTRVTKSIALNIPLLSSAMDTVTEARMAIAMAQAGGMGVIHRNLTLEEQAREVRRVKRFESGIVYSPVTLTPDQTLADAKALIERYNFTGFPVVDEKGLVVGIVTNRDMRFATSDETPVRAMMTSDNLAMLREPADLEEAKSLMKARRIEKLLVVDKSGKLTGLLTLKDTEKAVLNPNACKDDLGRLRVAAATTVGDAGFERSEALIDAGCDLIVIDTAHGHSEGVAHAVERVKKLSNAVQVVAGNVATGDATRALIDAGADAVKVGIGPGSICTTRIVAGVGVPQLTAIMDCAEAAAASGTPIIADGGIKFSGDFAKAIAAGASCAMVGSAIAGTDESPGEVILYQGRSFKSYRGMGSLGAMARGSADRYFQKDAASDKLVPEGIEGQVPYKGSANAVIHQLVGGLRAAMGYTGSATVDEMRKNCKFVKITNAGLQESHVHDVQITRESPNYRVG, encoded by the coding sequence ATGGAGATTCGTGAGGCCCTTACCTTTGATGATGTTTTGCTGCTGCCTGCCGCGTCTAGCGTGCTGCCCTCGACTGCAGATACGCGCACGCGGGTGACAAAATCGATTGCGCTGAACATCCCGCTTTTGTCTTCCGCTATGGATACAGTGACCGAGGCGCGCATGGCGATTGCAATGGCGCAGGCAGGCGGTATGGGGGTGATCCACCGCAATCTTACGCTTGAGGAACAAGCCCGCGAGGTGCGGCGCGTCAAACGGTTTGAAAGCGGCATTGTCTATTCCCCCGTCACATTGACCCCAGATCAGACCTTGGCCGATGCCAAGGCCCTGATTGAGCGGTATAATTTCACGGGCTTTCCTGTTGTGGATGAAAAGGGCCTCGTGGTGGGGATCGTCACCAACCGCGATATGCGCTTTGCGACATCTGACGAGACGCCTGTGCGCGCGATGATGACATCTGATAATTTGGCGATGCTGCGCGAACCTGCAGATTTGGAAGAAGCCAAAAGCCTGATGAAGGCACGGCGGATCGAGAAGCTGTTGGTTGTCGATAAATCGGGCAAGCTCACGGGTCTTTTGACCCTGAAAGATACTGAGAAAGCAGTGCTGAACCCCAACGCCTGCAAAGATGATTTAGGCCGTTTGCGCGTGGCCGCCGCCACAACCGTGGGTGATGCGGGCTTTGAGCGTTCGGAGGCGTTGATTGACGCGGGCTGTGATCTGATCGTGATCGACACAGCGCACGGGCATTCCGAGGGCGTGGCCCATGCGGTTGAGCGGGTTAAGAAACTGTCCAATGCTGTGCAGGTCGTGGCGGGCAATGTCGCCACAGGCGATGCCACTCGCGCCTTGATTGATGCAGGCGCAGATGCGGTCAAAGTGGGCATTGGCCCCGGATCCATTTGCACCACGCGGATTGTGGCGGGCGTTGGTGTGCCGCAATTAACCGCGATCATGGATTGTGCCGAAGCAGCCGCGGCCTCTGGCACGCCGATCATTGCTGATGGCGGTATTAAATTCTCGGGCGATTTTGCCAAGGCGATTGCCGCAGGCGCCTCTTGCGCGATGGTGGGCTCTGCTATTGCGGGCACAGATGAATCCCCTGGTGAGGTGATCCTCTATCAAGGTCGCTCGTTCAAATCCTATCGCGGGATGGGCAGTCTTGGCGCCATGGCGCGCGGCTCAGCGGATCGCTATTTCCAAAAAGATGCCGCCTCTGACAAATTGGTGCCCGAAGGCATCGAGGGGCAGGTGCCCTATAAAGGCAGTGCCAATGCGGTTATCCACCAGTTGGTGGGCGGTTTGCGCGCGGCGATGGGCTATACGGGCTCGGCCACTGTGGATGAGATGCGCAAAAACTGCAAGTTCGTGAAAATCACCAATGCGGGCCTGCAAGAAAGCCATGTGCATGATGTGCAAATCACCCGCGAGAGCCCCAATTACCGCGTGGGCTGA
- a CDS encoding nucleoside hydrolase encodes MARKIIIDTDPGQDDAVAILLALACPEALDVLGVVAVAGNVPLPLTERNARIVTGLSGRTDVPVFAGEAAPLARPLVTAEHVHGQTGLDGPPLPEPHLPLDPEHGVDFIIRSLRAHPNQVTLCPLGPLTNIARAFQKAPDVIPLVQEIVLMGGAYFEVGNITPAAEFNIYVDPEAAEIVFQSGAPITMMPLDVTHQALTTAPRVAGFEAMGNHAGAMVAAWTGFFERFDKEKYGAAGAPLHDPCVIAYLLDSDLFSGRTINVEIETQSELTLGMTVADYWGVTDRKANALFIRDMDADGFYALLHDRIARLP; translated from the coding sequence ATGGCACGCAAAATCATCATTGATACGGATCCAGGCCAAGATGATGCCGTGGCTATTCTGTTGGCTTTGGCCTGCCCTGAGGCGCTTGATGTGTTGGGCGTTGTGGCCGTTGCAGGCAATGTCCCCCTGCCCCTGACCGAGCGCAATGCCCGCATTGTAACGGGTCTGTCTGGGCGCACTGATGTGCCCGTCTTCGCGGGCGAGGCTGCCCCGCTTGCCCGCCCCCTTGTGACCGCCGAGCATGTGCATGGGCAAACAGGTCTAGATGGCCCGCCTTTGCCCGAACCCCATCTGCCGCTTGACCCTGAGCATGGGGTGGATTTCATCATTCGCAGCCTGCGCGCCCATCCCAACCAAGTGACGCTTTGCCCGCTTGGCCCCCTGACCAATATCGCACGGGCCTTTCAAAAGGCCCCCGATGTGATCCCACTGGTGCAAGAGATCGTGCTGATGGGCGGCGCTTATTTTGAGGTCGGAAACATCACCCCTGCCGCAGAATTTAACATCTACGTAGACCCAGAGGCCGCCGAGATTGTGTTTCAATCCGGCGCGCCGATCACGATGATGCCGCTTGATGTCACGCATCAGGCCCTGACAACCGCGCCCCGCGTTGCAGGCTTTGAGGCAATGGGAAATCACGCAGGCGCGATGGTTGCCGCATGGACAGGGTTTTTTGAACGCTTCGACAAAGAAAAATACGGCGCTGCTGGGGCGCCTTTGCATGATCCTTGCGTAATTGCCTATCTGCTAGATTCTGACCTCTTTTCTGGCCGCACCATCAATGTCGAGATTGAAACCCAATCCGAGCTGACACTGGGCATGACGGTCGCGGATTATTGGGGTGTTACAGATCGCAAGGCCAATGCGCTGTTTATCCGCGACATGGATGCAGATGGGTTTTATGCGCTGCTGCATGACAGGATCGCAAGACTGCCATGA
- a CDS encoding RlmE family RNA methyltransferase, translating into MTKTPTGKSGSGRGARDLRVKVKTARGRKLSSTRWLERQLNDPYVQRAKREGYRGRAAFKIMELDDKFRFLVPGARVVDLGCAPGGWCQVAVPRINALGEKSGKAIGRIIGVDLQEVEAIAGAELHQLDFMEDDADEKVKGWLGGKADVVMSDMAAASSGHKQTDHLRIIALCEAAAYFAFDVLEEGGIFVAKVLAGGAEGDLQKILKQRFAKVANVKPGASRADSSEKFVVASGFRG; encoded by the coding sequence ATGACCAAAACCCCCACAGGAAAAAGCGGCAGCGGGCGCGGCGCGCGGGATTTGCGTGTGAAGGTCAAAACCGCGCGCGGGCGGAAACTCAGCTCAACCCGTTGGTTGGAGCGGCAGTTAAACGACCCCTATGTGCAGCGCGCCAAGCGCGAGGGCTATCGCGGCCGCGCGGCGTTTAAGATCATGGAATTGGATGACAAGTTCCGCTTTCTGGTGCCAGGCGCGCGGGTGGTTGATTTGGGCTGTGCGCCGGGGGGATGGTGTCAGGTGGCCGTGCCTCGGATCAACGCGTTGGGCGAGAAATCAGGCAAGGCCATTGGCCGTATCATCGGTGTTGATCTGCAAGAGGTCGAAGCCATCGCAGGCGCAGAGCTGCATCAATTGGATTTTATGGAAGATGACGCAGATGAAAAGGTCAAAGGCTGGCTTGGCGGCAAAGCCGATGTCGTGATGAGCGATATGGCCGCAGCCTCGTCAGGGCATAAGCAAACCGACCATTTGCGCATCATCGCCTTGTGCGAGGCCGCAGCCTATTTCGCCTTTGATGTGTTGGAAGAGGGCGGCATATTTGTAGCCAAAGTGTTGGCAGGGGGCGCGGAGGGCGATTTGCAAAAGATCCTCAAACAGCGCTTTGCCAAGGTGGCAAATGTGAAACCAGGCGCGAGCCGCGCGGATAGTTCCGAGAAATTTGTGGTCGCCTCAGGATTTCGCGGCTGA
- a CDS encoding transcriptional repressor — MTETIEMRCNTQGLRMTEQRRVIAQVLDASADHPDVEELYSRASAVDPRISLATVYRTVKLFEEAGILEKVEFGDGRARYEDAEREHHDHLIDVTTGDVIEFIDPEIEALQEKIAAKLGYRLQGHKLELYGVPITAPKKK, encoded by the coding sequence GTGACTGAGACGATCGAAATGAGATGCAATACGCAAGGGCTGCGCATGACGGAACAGCGCCGCGTCATTGCGCAGGTTCTAGACGCATCCGCCGATCACCCCGATGTCGAAGAACTTTACTCTCGGGCCTCCGCCGTTGATCCACGCATTTCCTTGGCCACGGTCTATCGCACCGTTAAATTATTCGAAGAAGCAGGCATCCTAGAAAAGGTAGAATTCGGCGATGGCCGCGCACGCTATGAGGATGCAGAGCGCGAACATCACGATCATCTCATTGATGTGACAACGGGCGATGTCATCGAATTCATCGATCCCGAGATCGAAGCCTTGCAAGAAAAAATCGCGGCTAAGTTGGGCTATAGGCTTCAGGGGCATAAGCTTGAGCTATACGGCGTGCCGATTACAGCGCCCAAGAAAAAATAG
- a CDS encoding DMT family transporter yields MEHQPQRKAQMDQFGTVGMILFAILLAFNQVVVRVTNEGIQPVFFAGIRSVGAAFLLLLWMRFRGIPLDFARAPLSGLWVALLFAGQFMFLFLALDYTTVARASVLFYTMPIWLTLAAHFLIPDERITAQKGIGLALAFGGVVCALAWPHDGRASGAGGVLGDIYAIAGAMCWAAIAVSARITPLRTLRIEMQLFWQLLVSGPILIAAALFFGPFLRDPELIHWAGLGFQIVVIAFAAFLVWFWFISIYPASSIASFSFLSPIFGVAMGWLFLGEAVGLELLLALALVCAGLILINRR; encoded by the coding sequence ATGGAGCATCAACCACAGCGCAAAGCGCAGATGGATCAATTCGGCACTGTGGGCATGATCCTGTTTGCGATTCTTCTGGCTTTTAATCAGGTCGTGGTCAGGGTCACGAATGAGGGGATTCAGCCCGTGTTTTTTGCAGGCATCCGATCTGTGGGGGCCGCATTTTTGCTGCTGCTGTGGATGCGCTTTCGCGGGATCCCGCTTGATTTCGCCCGTGCGCCCCTCTCTGGCCTTTGGGTGGCGCTGCTCTTTGCGGGACAGTTTATGTTTCTGTTCCTTGCTCTTGATTACACCACGGTCGCGCGCGCCTCGGTTTTGTTTTACACGATGCCGATTTGGCTGACACTGGCCGCGCATTTTCTGATCCCGGACGAGCGGATTACAGCCCAAAAAGGCATCGGGTTGGCGCTTGCGTTTGGTGGGGTGGTGTGCGCTTTGGCATGGCCGCATGACGGGCGGGCGAGCGGCGCAGGCGGGGTTTTGGGCGATATTTATGCGATTGCAGGGGCAATGTGTTGGGCGGCGATTGCGGTGTCGGCACGGATCACGCCGTTGCGCACGCTGCGGATTGAAATGCAGTTATTTTGGCAGCTTTTAGTCTCTGGCCCGATATTGATCGCGGCGGCGCTGTTTTTTGGCCCGTTCTTGCGTGACCCTGAGCTGATCCATTGGGCGGGGCTAGGCTTTCAGATTGTGGTGATTGCCTTTGCCGCCTTTCTGGTCTGGTTTTGGTTCATCTCGATTTACCCTGCCTCCTCCATTGCGTCCTTTAGCTTTTTGTCGCCGATTTTTGGGGTTGCGATGGGGTGGCTCTTTTTGGGCGAGGCGGTTGGGCTTGAGCTTTTGCTCGCGCTTGCTTTGGTTTGTGCGGGGCTGATCTTGATCAATCGCCGCTAG
- a CDS encoding response regulator encodes MSPLWSVALICGAGGLLAALIPALWAQSRRDADLRALAKVYHGDVDAVLITDSRGKLEHANPSAHTMLRLQGCDRIDLALAQRLPNAAAVVARHLAQLDQDLGAQIPAREVLRLSKGGLRLALHNTGDFVIWRIEFMEARGEISGFGAGLGLPALLLSAEDEVLAINDAAIARLMARDGKKIERLADIVDDLPLKSGQTHRVHSPRGVVDMRAALAARVDGTRELFLLGPDHLPRNSTGLSEVFDALPAALLHVAGDGQVLVANRAAQRLLAIEAGGDLGPLGNLVEGLGRPVRDWVADVLAERVPNRPEMVRVRNRDDDCFVQITLGRVVAENAPAGLGGDTLLAVLHDATELKQLEAQFVQSQKMQAIGELAGGVAHDFNNVLTAISGHTDLLLLRHDQGDPDFSDIEQIRQNTNRATALVGQLLAFSRKQSLAPEVVDLRDCLSDLGHLLNRLVGETVRLRIAHDPALMPIQADRRQFEQVVMNLVVNARDAMPEGGEITVETKMVTLDAPLARDRALVPEGRYVTLQVRDQGTGIAPDKRDKIFEPFYTTKGVGKGTGLGLSMVYGIIKQTGGYIFVDSELGQGATFTIYCPAYDPAAAPPVDTPNAATPQAPAPAKQSKGRGEKILLVEDEPPVRAFAARALRLRGYEVEEAESAEAALEKLRAPNCEVDLFISDVVMPGRDGPSWVREALETRPQTPVVFMSGYAEDVYQKTLGEIPNSAFLQKPFALADLLAKVEHQLQTRAERLP; translated from the coding sequence ATGTCACCGCTGTGGTCGGTCGCGCTGATTTGTGGGGCGGGCGGGCTTTTGGCCGCTTTGATCCCTGCCTTATGGGCACAATCGCGCCGTGATGCAGATTTAAGGGCCTTGGCCAAGGTCTATCACGGCGATGTTGATGCGGTTTTGATCACCGATAGTCGCGGTAAGTTGGAACATGCCAACCCGTCTGCGCATACTATGCTGCGCCTGCAAGGATGTGATCGTATTGATCTGGCCTTGGCTCAGCGTCTGCCCAATGCCGCGGCGGTTGTTGCCCGTCACCTGGCGCAATTGGATCAAGATCTCGGCGCGCAAATCCCCGCACGCGAGGTGCTGCGGCTTTCAAAGGGCGGTTTGCGGCTGGCGCTGCACAACACGGGCGATTTCGTCATCTGGCGCATTGAATTCATGGAGGCGCGTGGCGAAATTTCGGGCTTTGGTGCAGGGTTGGGCCTGCCCGCGCTTCTTCTATCCGCCGAAGATGAGGTTTTGGCCATTAATGATGCCGCAATCGCGCGGCTTATGGCGCGCGATGGGAAAAAGATCGAAAGATTGGCGGATATTGTCGATGACTTGCCCTTGAAATCGGGCCAGACCCATCGGGTGCATTCCCCGCGCGGGGTGGTGGACATGCGTGCGGCGCTTGCAGCACGGGTTGATGGGACGCGGGAATTGTTCTTGCTTGGCCCCGATCACCTGCCACGCAATTCTACGGGCCTATCTGAGGTGTTTGATGCCTTGCCTGCAGCCCTATTGCATGTTGCGGGCGATGGTCAGGTTCTGGTCGCCAACCGCGCGGCGCAACGGCTTTTGGCGATTGAGGCGGGGGGGGATCTCGGCCCCCTTGGCAATCTGGTCGAAGGCTTAGGCCGCCCCGTGCGCGACTGGGTGGCTGATGTTCTCGCTGAGCGCGTGCCAAACCGCCCCGAGATGGTGCGGGTGCGCAATCGTGATGATGATTGCTTTGTGCAAATCACCCTAGGGCGTGTTGTTGCTGAAAATGCGCCTGCGGGGTTGGGGGGGGATACACTCTTGGCGGTGTTGCATGATGCGACCGAATTAAAGCAACTCGAGGCCCAATTCGTGCAGAGCCAAAAGATGCAGGCTATTGGCGAATTGGCAGGTGGCGTTGCGCATGATTTCAACAATGTTCTGACCGCAATTAGCGGCCACACGGATCTTTTGTTGCTGCGTCATGATCAAGGTGATCCTGACTTTTCGGATATCGAACAAATCCGACAAAACACCAATCGCGCCACCGCCCTTGTGGGGCAGCTTTTGGCCTTTTCGCGCAAGCAAAGCTTGGCCCCAGAAGTGGTCGATTTGCGCGATTGCCTGTCTGATCTGGGCCATCTTCTAAATCGATTGGTGGGCGAGACTGTCAGGCTGCGCATCGCGCATGATCCTGCGCTTATGCCCATTCAGGCGGACCGGCGCCAATTTGAGCAGGTGGTGATGAATTTGGTGGTAAACGCCCGTGATGCTATGCCCGAAGGGGGCGAAATCACGGTCGAGACGAAAATGGTGACGCTTGATGCCCCCTTGGCGCGCGACCGCGCGCTTGTGCCAGAAGGGCGCTATGTGACCTTGCAAGTGCGCGATCAAGGCACAGGCATTGCCCCTGACAAGCGGGACAAGATTTTTGAGCCGTTTTACACAACCAAAGGCGTGGGGAAGGGCACAGGCCTTGGGTTGTCGATGGTCTATGGCATCATCAAACAGACGGGCGGGTATATCTTTGTCGATAGCGAGTTGGGGCAGGGGGCAACATTTACGATTTACTGCCCTGCATATGATCCTGCGGCAGCCCCGCCCGTAGACACGCCAAATGCGGCCACCCCGCAGGCGCCTGCGCCCGCAAAGCAATCCAAGGGACGGGGTGAGAAAATCTTGTTGGTCGAGGATGAGCCGCCCGTGCGCGCTTTCGCCGCCCGCGCGCTGCGCCTGCGCGGCTATGAGGTGGAAGAGGCTGAGAGCGCGGAAGCAGCCCTTGAAAAGCTGCGCGCCCCAAATTGCGAGGTTGATTTATTCATCAGCGATGTCGTGATGCCGGGGCGTGATGGCCCCTCTTGGGTGCGCGAGGCGTTGGAAACACGCCCGCAAACCCCTGTCGTGTTCATGTCGGGCTATGCGGAGGATGTGTATCAAAAAACCTTGGGCGAGATCCCCAATTCTGCCTTTTTGCAAAAACCCTTTGCGCTGGCCGACCTCTTGGCCAAGGTAGAGCATCAATTACAAACGCGCGCAGAGCGCCTCCCATAG